In the genome of Candidatus Thermoplasmatota archaeon, the window TCTATAACACTACCCCCGCCTTGCCCGCCCCACTGGTTGTCCCATTGATGCCAATGGTATTCACGCGAGCTATCATAGCAATAGAACTCGCTCCATACATGGTCCTCTCCGATCAAGCAAACACCGGCTGTGGGTATCAAGCAAGTCCTTGCTGCTGCCACAGTTAAATCTTGCAGCTCGCCACAATTGCCATTATGATGATGCGCTATTCGCACAGGCTGTATAGGGCGCTCGCCATCCCTGCTCTCAGGCTCGCTAAGAGGCAGAGTTCTCTTTACCCAATTACTTACAATCTCTATACCTGTTGGGTGATTTTCGTAGCTCCACTCCCAAGTTCTTGGGTCTGGGTAATCATAGTAGCCTGTAGTCGGATTATAGCCCTGGGATTTACTGTAACCTACGCCATCGTATAGCAGGGTAATGCCTGCTATTTTATCTTTTAGGAGGGGCGGCTTATCCTCTTTTGGATAGCGATTGTCAGGGGTACCATCATTATTGTCATCTACATCTGGGTCTGGTGGATAATTATCATCTGCATGGAAGAAAAGATATTCGCGCCAAAACTTGCCTGTAGGCGGCTCTGCAGGCCCGCCAGTTTCAGGATTGATAAAAGTGGGAAGCTCATCTGTAATTTTAGGATGCACTATAAACCAGTAGTAGATATCGCGTGGCAACTCGTATTTAGTTATCGCACCGCCTGCACCAGCACTCACATTATACTCTATAGTTGTCCAGTAGTTGCTGGTAGTATAATCCCCCTTCTCTACAAGGTTCGCATATTGAATAGTCTTATCGATTTCATAAATCAGCTCTGCGTTTTTCTTAAAAACTTCTGGGTAGACATCTTTATCGGTCAAAACATCTGGCGAGATATGCGCTAAACAAAACGCAATCTCATCCACATACTCATTTTCCACGTCCAGAATTAAATTAAGATATTTTTCAAGTTTGCTCAAATTTCTGTCCTTCATATAATGCTCTACTTCTACACCGCTTGCTGCTTCTGGCCATACATCCCATCTTGGATTGTTAGCGGTACCGAGATTTTTATAGATATGAATATGACCGTCTTCTCTTCCCACAACAAGATCAATTAGGCAATCGTTATCCATCAGGCTGTTCCTGTCCAAATCTGCAAGTGCCGGTGCTGCATAAGGGCATTTTTCAATGTATTGGTATACACTATCATCTTTAGACCATACAGCCCTTGTCTCTTTATACCACGTCTCATCTACAGGGTCGTAATATGTAACTGTCCTATTCCCAGTATTCCAATAATGATATAACGTGCCATCCCCAGCACCTATACTCAAGTCAGCCCGCCATACAGCACAATCTCCATTTAGGTCTACGAGAGCTGGTTTGCTATAATTACCCACATCGAGTATTTCTATTTCGCTTGGGGGCTCTGTTTCAGAGTCTGGCGCTAAAGTGCCTCTCCTAATCCAGCCATCGTAAGTTCTTTCGTAGCGATATAATTTACCGTCACCAGCACCTATTAACA includes:
- a CDS encoding VCBS repeat-containing protein, coding for MKKALVIAALILISNLATLIFSATNADNAEAKKVQAQWVEVDRISKIIEIEPLSSYYFQIKDSTIYENRLESMPVLDVLKRVPNWLRNDLETNLLQLVDIKTDVGDHAAPTLFDIDKDGDYDLVIGTLEGKLLVYENKNGYWLKKGLLNDSTGNPINVGAYAVAVFEDITGDSALDLVLGAYDGRLRVYENTTSGWEFRGYIRDVNGNIIDVGYNSAPAFGWIVYTTRVGDPSPPPDFKDMLIGAGDGKLYRYERTYDGWIRRGTLAPDSETEPPSEIEILDVGNYSKPALVDLNGDCAVWRADLSIGAGDGTLYHYWNTGNRTVTYYDPVDETWYKETRAVWSKDDSVYQYIEKCPYAAPALADLDRNSLMDNDCLIDLVVGREDGHIHIYKNLGTANNPRWDVWPEAASGVEVEHYMKDRNLSKLEKYLNLILDVENEYVDEIAFCLAHISPDVLTDKDVYPEVFKKNAELIYEIDKTIQYANLVEKGDYTTSNYWTTIEYNVSAGAGGAITKYELPRDIYYWFIVHPKITDELPTFINPETGGPAEPPTGKFWREYLFFHADDNYPPDPDVDDNNDGTPDNRYPKEDKPPLLKDKIAGITLLYDGVGYSKSQGYNPTTGYYDYPDPRTWEWSYENHPTGIEIVSNWVKRTLPLSEPESRDGERPIQPVRIAHHHNGNCGELQDLTVAAARTCLIPTAGVCLIGEDHVWSEFYCYDSSREYHWHQWDNQWGGQGGGSVIDNFDFLGSDRGGTGIFKWWGDDHITEVT